A region of the Melospiza melodia melodia isolate bMelMel2 chromosome 14, bMelMel2.pri, whole genome shotgun sequence genome:
GAACTAGAGTCAGTAACTAAGCAGGAAGCAGTGCACAACACAGTGGTTAAGGCAGGTCCAAAGTCCCAATTGTTATATGTGACTGTTATTGGAGGTCACAGATACCTGGACTAAAATTTTTACAGCTCTCTAACCAAAACCTAAGAGACCTCAAATACTTTGCTTTTGATACCTTATTCTTTGCTGAATGCTTTCAGAGTCTTAGGAATGACCCTAAGTTCTTTGCAAAATCTGAGTTGGCAGTACTTGATAATCAACACTGCTTTCTTGCAAATTCTAGAATACTTTCATTAAGAACAGAAGTTACTGGAAAGGAATATTTCAGGCTATTCTTATTAATTTTTGTATTACCCTAAACAATGGTAGGGTGCATTGTGGCATTCCCTCAAAAAGAGGGGGAGAAGCCCACCCTTGTGCACTCTGTAATATCAGCAGCTTTTGACAAGGTGCAGGTGTTGCACTGGGACAGACAGTCCTGTTCTGACAATGCTGCTGAGGTGTGTACCACTGAGCCTCTTACTGCATGGCCTGTTCTCAGTGCTTCCTGAATCTGAATAGCTCTTCTCTCCTTGAAATTTCAGGAAGATGTTTGTTGGTGGCCTCAGTTGGGATACAAGCAAAAAAGACTTGAAAGATTATTTCACCAAATTTGGTGAGGTAACCGACTGTACGATAAAGATGGACCCTAACACAGGAAGATCCAGAGGCTTTGGATTTATTCTCTTCAAAGAGCCTGGGAGTGTTGAAAAGGTGAATTTAAGATAAATATTGTAGATCTTTAATTTCTAGGGGAAAGTTTTCAGCTTGAGTTAATCATACCAAATTGTCTTTTAGGTTCTGGAACAGAAAGAACACAGACTAGATGGACGACTAATTGATCCCAAGAAGGCCATGGCAATGAAAAAGGATCCAGTGAAGAAAATATTTGTTGGTGGGCTAAATCCAGAAGCTACAGAAGAGAAAATCAGGGAATACTTTGGAGAGTTTGGAGAGGTGTGTAATGGTATCTTTGTGAACTCAGAAAGTATAGTCTCCAGTTGCTGTGTAGTTTATTAATAATTTGCAAGTTTCAGAGTAAGTTAACTTCAGATGTATCAACCCTTCTGTAACATCCAGAAGTTTCCCACCTTGAGAGCAAAGGTGGCACTTCCTGCACTAGGTGCTTCCATTGCTAGTTAGAGATTGTCTTGAACTCAAAGCATTTTAGCTGATGTTAACACCAGTTTGAGGAGTTGTAAAATGGAAATCTTGGATCTGAAAGGCACTGTTAGCATAGAGAAGCTTGCAATTTTGGTGTTGCATAATATGCATGAAGAGAAAATTTACAGTTTTGCTGTCCCAGTTTCTGTGCATTTGACTGTTCATCTAAAGCATGAGTCTGAAAATAGTATTTCACATCTTCAGATTGAAGCAATTGAACTGCCAATGGATCCAAAGACCAACAAAAGGAGGGGCTTTGTGTTCATCACTTTCAAGGAAGAGGATCCAGTGAAGAAGGTTTTGGAGAAGAAATTCCATAACGTCAGTGGAAGCAAGGTACAAACTCTGACTTGTAACTCTTTGTCCAAGGATTATATCTCTACATCTGTAACCTGAAAAGGCTTTTGTAGACCCTTGTGTCAAAGTACTGAATTTGCAATAAGGACAGCTTGAATTTTACCATAGCAGTGTTTTGCCCTAAGTTTTATCACAGAGGCTACCAAAGCTCTTTGACAATACTTGTGGCTTTCATTGCTGGATTTTAGAGCCTTTTGTATATTAAGTATCTAATTGCATTCATTAAATAGATGTGGAGAAATTGGTTTGTGTAGCAGGGTAAGCCATTCCAGCAGGTAGATGCCTATTTTCAGCACAGAGCACTTGCATAAACTAAAGCCTTGCAGATGCCTAATTTTGCAAGCACCTGGCTGAAAgtggctctgtctgctgggggacagcttctgctttcttctctctggagcccctctgcagcccccctgctaccaaaaccttatCATGGAAACCCACCACAAGGATCCAGGGAGTGAATGTACACTTGAGGAAATTTATGCTgggtcagctggttatgggagcTACTGTAAGGGTGGTGTGAGGTGCTCTGACCAGCTGACTGCTCATGGAGAGAGACTCGTGGATCAACAGCTGTAGAGAGACTGGAGGCAAATGAGGTGTACTGGCTCGAGGTGTCCCTGTTCCCTTGCTCTGAGGCCTGTGCCGACCACATAACTTTCATTACACTGGGTCATACTGTCTGACACTGACTTGGATTTGGTTTAAAACTGGTCTTGACACAATACAGAACAAATTTTGGCAAACCTAATGCAGTGGGGAAGTCACTGGTTAGAAGTGAAGTTTGTTTTTAGGAGAGATGAATGCCTAAATGCCAAGAGAGCTGAGAAATCCCTGTATCATATCTATGACTTGTTTTTGTGTTTTAGCCATAGATAATAAAAAGCAGATTACCTTAAAGGTCCTGTGGTAAAGAACTCCAAGCCAGGCTTGCTCAGGTGCTGTTCCTTTTGCAGCACAGTAGCTTTAGTCTTGGACTGTGCATAGATCCAGGAACCTGGCACTTGGCTGACAGCTTGAACTGCAGCCTGGGAACCTTGTCTTGGAAATGTCAGTTCTGGTTGCTTTTACCTGTTAGTATTTGATGAATGGTGATTTCAGGTGTTGGTAGGGGTGTGGTACAGTCCATCCACACACGCAGTATGTAGTGTGTACAATGGCTGCCAGGAAAACTTTTGTGCATTTCTCAGAATGCTGTTCATTCAGTGCAGGTCAGGTGAAGCAGTCTGACAGCAACAGCCTTGTCCTGGAGCTTGTGCCAGGTGACAGGGCAGCCTTGTGGCTCCTGCAGGAGAGGTGGCCTCAGCACCTCTTCATGGTGAAACTGATGGTAGGGAATAGGCAGGATAAAATGCCCTGCCAGCAGTGgcctctgggagaggctggcagggaCTCACCTTTGCCCAGGTGGCACAGTAAATCAGGTGTCCCTGCATTAGTGCTGCTCACCTGACCAGCAGCACAGCACGTACACCTCCTTTGCCTCCAGAGGAACCTCTGGCTTCTCCAGGTGCTCAGGTGGGGCAATGCTGCTCTGAGACACTTGACAGACTCTTCCTTGTTTTTTATTTGCAGTGTGAGATTAAGGTAGCACAGCCAAAAGAAGTGTACCAGCAGCAACAGTTCAGTAGTGGAGGAGGAAGAGGTAGCTATGGAGGAAGAGGCAGAGGTGGAAGAGGCGGCGGTAAGTACCACACACACTACTTTAGTATGGACACATTCTAAATAAGTTGTGTGTACTAAAATGGGATTTTGTGGATGGTTTTCCCTTCTATAGCTCAAAGTCAAAATTGGAATCAAGGTTATGGCAATTACTGGAACCAGGGTTATGGGAATCAAGGATACGGCTATCAGCAAGGTTATGGTGGCTATGGAGGCTATGATTATTCAGGATATGGGTATTATGGATATGGACCAGGCTATGATTACAGTAAGTAAAGAGAACTGTATTGGGTATAAGCAAGCATAACTAATTAGCAGTTTAATGCATTTGTTCTCTTGTTCATAGGTCAAGGCAGTGCAAATTATGGGAAGACACCAAGACGTGGTGGTCATCAGAATAACTACAAGCCATATTGATCAAACTTATTCAGGTATGCAGTGGCATGGTCTCTTTTGGAAAATGACTGCATAGGTTTTGTATACAATGCTGTAGATGGATACTTCAGTTCTGTACCAAATTTAACTTTACAATAAATTTCTATGGCCTGTTAAATGTGCATCTTACTTGGAAGAGCTCCCTGGAAATGTTTTACATGTTTATTACTTACCAATAACTAGTTGTCTAGACAGTGTGGTGTGTAATTTTCAGCATTGCTGAAGATATTAATTAATGATTTTATTAATAGGTTAAACTGAAACTGATTTTGAGGGTCTGCCTAAAGCTGCAGCTCTGCATCTAGGGACTGCCTCTTGGAGTTAACTATGGACTCTGCATTACTCCAGTTGTACAGAATGAGATGCATCTTAGGGAACCagtgtcactttccacctttttattttgtattgTTTTTGTGTCATACATTTCCTGTAATGGAAGTGTTAATTTTACTGTACTTTTTGGTACCTTTTTGGAATCTAATGTATTGTAAGGTATTTTACATGTGTTCTGATTCACCATGACATGGATATTGGAGCTATCCTagcttttgaaataaaaaaggCGTAATCTAGTGTCTTGTGCCATTCTTCAGCTCATGTGTTAGTAAAACACCAGTATCCTGTTCCCAGAACTTAGTTCATGGCAGTACCTTGATAGATTAAGAGTTGTGCTTAAATGTTTTTAATCTTAAAACTAGAAGGCTGTGTTGGTAGTTGTGCTCACTTGCAGTTTAAGTGGCAGCTCAAATCTGCTGTCACTTGTGCCTGGAGGTTGTGGAGGAGAGCTCAGGTGAGGAGCCCcagctgtggtggggctgtgctggtgagGTGGTGGCTCTGCTCTAGGCAGGCACAGAGGCTCAGAGTGACTGCACTGGTGTCTGCTTTGGGCTCTGCTAGgaggagccagagctgcaggTGTCAGGGCTTGGGAGTCTGGACAGCATTGCAGGAGGGAGCTGAGAGGTGTGCAAGAAGCTGGCTGCACTTCCTCCATATTTCACTGTCTTGAGTCTGAGACTTGTCTGCAAGTTGTTAATAGGCTGTATATACCTGCCTTGACAGGCAGGTTGGACAGACATTCAATTACCAATGCAAAGTCTGAATTTTTGCAGCCTTTTGTATAATAGAAAAGGCTAAAGGAACTTCCACTGCAGTTGTGGGTGGAAAAAACATCTCTTTCTCTAGAGATGTGACCAGCTAGAAATACTCTCCTTTTTTGACTTTACTGTTAGTTTACTGCTATTTTAAGGCAATAACTGTCATGTGATTTGCCTGTCTTGTTGCAGACTATAAGTAGCAAGCTCTACTGCACAAAGTAAACTTCTAATCTTTGTTGCAGTGATCAATTTGATAGTAATCTCCTTTTAAAGCTAAAATctggcaatattttttttcttgtaacaAATTCTCTTTGAACAAGTAACACCTGCAAGTGGAATCAAACCAAGTAACTAAGACAAGAAACAAACACATGTTACTAGTGACCTTTGCAGTTTTTTTATCAAGGGATGCAGCTATTTCTGCATGGACTATAATCTGCTGCTCCCTGCTGGTTGTCCTTGAAAAGAAAAACTAGCTTGTAAGTTTAGAAGTCTGTAAGACTCTTCTGGTGTTAGGTGTAAGTCTTcagtattgaaaaaaaaatcagattttaaatCTTATAGTTGGCAATTTTACAGCTGGACCATGTAACCTCCAGCCCAACTTCATGCAAATAAAAAACCAGCAGATCACTGAAACAAATGAGTACAGTATTTAGAAGTACTAATGTCTcaagatttaaaatttaaatacttGATTACATacttggaatatttttttttctgtgaaataaGGGGTAGCAGAATATTTTTCTAGCAAGCACTTGGCCCTCCAGTGGGAAAGCTGCATGGTAGCAGGGCCATAGTGCTGCAGGCCTTGTGGCTGGTAGTGTCCTAGCAGGAGTTTGTCAGCTGGTGTTGTTGTGCTGGTTTTTGTAAGTAGGTGCTCAGGTAATGCTTCCTTACCAGGTGATGTGGCCTTAGGCAGGAACTGAGGATACTGGTACTTAAATGCAGAGCTggcttttccctttcttctttgcaTGAAAAGTTTGTGATACAAA
Encoded here:
- the HNRNPAB gene encoding heterogeneous nuclear ribonucleoprotein A/B isoform X1, translated to MSEAEQQLAAGATQNGHEAAESAGEQQAESGAAAAAAGAAGAAGAATAAAGAGPAAGTAGTAASQNGAEGDQINASKNEEDAGKMFVGGLSWDTSKKDLKDYFTKFGEVTDCTIKMDPNTGRSRGFGFILFKEPGSVEKVLEQKEHRLDGRLIDPKKAMAMKKDPVKKIFVGGLNPEATEEKIREYFGEFGEIEAIELPMDPKTNKRRGFVFITFKEEDPVKKVLEKKFHNVSGSKCEIKVAQPKEVYQQQQFSSGGGRGSYGGRGRGGRGGAQSQNWNQGYGNYWNQGYGNQGYGYQQGYGGYGGYDYSGYGYYGYGPGYDYSQGSANYGKTPRRGGHQNNYKPY
- the HNRNPAB gene encoding heterogeneous nuclear ribonucleoprotein A/B isoform X2, with the protein product MSEAEQQLAAGATQNGHEAAESAGEQQAESGAAAAAAGAAGAAGAATAAAGAGPAAGTAGTAASQNGAEGDQINASKNEEDAGKMFVGGLSWDTSKKDLKDYFTKFGEVTDCTIKMDPNTGRSRGFGFILFKEPGSVEKVLEQKEHRLDGRLIDPKKAMAMKKDPVKKIFVGGLNPEATEEKIREYFGEFGEIEAIELPMDPKTNKRRGFVFITFKEEDPVKKVLEKKFHNVSGSKCEIKVAQPKEVYQQQQFSSGGGRGSYGGRGRGGRGGGQGSANYGKTPRRGGHQNNYKPY